The sequence below is a genomic window from Montipora capricornis isolate CH-2021 chromosome 14, ASM3666992v2, whole genome shotgun sequence.
ggaaCTAGTTTTATAAACTATATTCATTTGACTATTGTCTTGCTTTACTGCTAGGACTGAAattagtatatgtaatcgcgtgggcccgagggcaattttaaaggattaatttcacgcatATTcttcccgtctgaccttgtagcgcagtcggtagagcagcggtgatctaacccgaaagtcgtgggttcaattcccaccctggtcagagtttttctctgtccttgtgtgggcccatttctatcagtagggctaacgctcacatggttcatatggggtagaaacttagctcttcacattacactctaatcctCTAATCAGTTAGGTcgtttcacaaaattgcccgagtcgcgaagcgacaaGGGCAATTTGGAATTTATTAAACTTAATCTTTAATTGCgtgagggcacattgcgattacatgtttatcacataaagggcaaaatcagtattgagggaagcccgttcagtgctgcgacaaatgacaatcaacttaaTATGCTTTCATTCGGTTAAAGTTTAATTGAATAAATcgatgctgtcaacagaaatagcgcttaatttaattaaactgtATTTTACATGTGGAAAAAAAAGCAGTTTCATCAGAGTCAGAATTTGGAAGaggattctcttgtaacttcgcttgctgTGACTGAGCAACTGTTAACCagtcaggatcaagtaatcatgccctcatGATTAACAAAAGTtccctcgtgattaagaaaaaatgtcctccgtctcagccaatcagcattcagtaattttggcCTGCGAGTGATaggagagatttagcatcagtttacgtgaaacggcaaacgtcgaCTTTCCGTTTAACGTTTCACGTTAAATGGAGTCAAGCTTGTGACTTTAGCGTGACCCacagcaacggcaacggcaacggagTGCACTCTGTTAATCTCGAGTATTtagtttaaaaaaacaagaactaaAACTCGGAGTCTTTTCAAACATTGCTTGTAGAAAAAGACGCTATATAAAATGAAACTCCATACGTGTTAAATTTTTCGAGTTTTGATGAAGCTGTTTTGTGAGTAAACAGAGAGTCAACAAGatttcatgaagaaaattgcggtAAGGAGTCAGTTATGAACGATCTATAGCCATGAAACCTAAACGAGAGGAAAATTAAACGTATACGGCAAAAgcgaaaatgcctactttcacgTAGAAACGGCAAGCGGCAACTGGCACACGcggaaaatggcgggaaaatcatggtcacgcaGTCACTGCCGCTCGCAATTTCACGTAAATGTGATGCCAAAGAATAGTGCATTCTCGGAATTATAGTGACGAAGATGGTGAAATGTTGATCCAGGTAAATTAATGAAGAAACGTACGTATTGTGGTTGCAGATCAAAGTGATGGCCGGTGTGGATGCTGCATCTGTAGGGTATCGCAAAGTCGCCTCCCACAGACCACAACCAGGAGGAAATGTAAGTCACATTTAAGTTTCGACTCCTGTTCAGTCATTTGTTCTTAGGTAGGGACTGAATTAAGGTTCATGGTCTCGGCAATCGCCATCATCATTTGACACGCCAAGGATTAAAATGAgtaacaaaaaggaaatttcAATTGTTTTCTGGCAAACATCAGCCTTGCGTTTTCTGTTTGCCCTTAAAGGCAAAGTGCAATCTCCTTTACACATCTTTTACGTGATCTACGACGAATTCGAAACTACTGTGTGTAACCCAATCACAACTTGATGTCTTCGGCTCGCGTCCTTGATGGTCGACTGATTATCAACTGTTTCTGTTCCTTCAGTTTCACTTACTTCTATCACATATTCTGGTGCttgctttaagaacgaagcatacaacgCATTGTATTTTCACcagagttaaggacggtgcctgctataGTTATTTCGCATACGTTCTGTAcgtctcgagatactcgggtttcctttgggtagtgcttactaatacagtgatatttttgcgcattttaaaactatgtggagaagCAGAACTTAGCACTGAAGTGCTCTTCgcatccgaaaagaaaattggaggtaaccatacATTTTCAGAGAAAATGAGCTTCAGTTTTGAAAAgagcgccatacattgctttgtattttaaagctctttacaaatattggatttcaataacacttgttgagatatGCTTTTCCCTcataaactgcgcaaaaatacctttgaattagtaggcaccgtcttaaAACGCGCACTAACTTCTCGGTGAGACGGATCGACTGTCGTTTGGACGGGTCGTCACTGCCGTGATCGAAATCGTCACAATCTGACATGATATACATGGCGTCTTCTTAGTAATTGCTTTCTGGCAACGATACTTCCGGTTAGTGAAGTTTACTTCCGTTGTAAGAAAGCAATTGACAACCCGATTCAGTTCGTGTATAATTGGACATGTGTGAAATAATACTTTAAAAAGAGCGATTGCcttcctttcatttcattgtcGCTCCTAAAACACTCAAGTTTATTTCATTATCCAAAACCTCACCGCTCTCTCCTAGCTTCCTCGGGATGGAACTCCAGAGGGAAGAAAACACATCTTTGAGAGCTTCTCTTGCGGGTTTCGCTGGTCTTGTGCGTGCCCTGAATCCTACGAAAACTGCTCCAACGCATACTTCCTCAGCCTTCTCTCTATCCTAACGTTATGATCAAATCACTCAATATCTCTGTAGCCAGTATGTTGTGTTAGCCTTCTTCACAACTTGAAATGCTAGACAAATTATTTACAAGTATCGTCAGTCACACACTTCAATGTGACATTTTATTTCTGGCAAGTACCAAAAACCAACGAGAAAATTTTTTACTTCGATTGTCATGTAATTCTTTTTGCTAACATATGCAAAAAAATAGTTACAAAAACAGCTTTACAAAAAGCATTAGGATAAAAGGGCGATTAAACCTAAACTAATCTATTGAGCTACTCTATATAGAAATGGGTTTCCATACAACTGTTTCATGTTGTGAAAAACTCATTGTTCtgtgaaattataattttttcctCTTCCTCGGTTCTTGACAAAACGCTTTACTTTTGTGGCACTTTTCGCATTGCACAGTGTAATTCGGTCCCCTTATGCTGTTCCTGCGACGGGCGAATATCTGCTACCACTTTCTGGATGGTATGGTAAGAAGAGCTAGGTTAAAACCTTAGTCCTGTTGAAGACTTTGATCCAGGCTTACTGTTCGTGAATAGTTGACTGGTGCTGACCAAAGCGCCCACGGTCTGTCGGAGCCAATGCTCGTCACCAGACCTCCTCGCTGCACCGTAAAAAAGTTCGCTACCACGAATACCCTGGATTCATTGGGAATGAGGTTCATTAATGCTGATGTCAGAAGCTGACAGTGGTAGACTCTTAAGTAAAGCAAGGAAGGACAACTAGCTACAAATCTTCCAAGCGCCGTGTTTGTAACTTCGCTGCTGTAACTAAGGTCTAATACTTGAAGCGATGACGATTTCTTGGTCATTGCATTGAGAACTCCATCCGTGATTGCGTGACCATACCTGGAAGAAAGATTGGTTTTGATAGGAGTTTACTTTGCGATTGCCTCGGGTTCGCCTTAGATCCTTTATTAACTGCCTAGAAAACGTGCCCCTCTCACTGGCGACCAATCTGCTGCATAACTGGTCCAGTCCTACTCCTCCCTCTGTCACGCAACACTTGTGACGCGGCGTAGCGTCTCGCTACAGTGACTAAACGAGAGCTGGACGGAAATAAACCTAAACCAATTTTGTCAAACTTACAAACTCCCACGTAACTGAGGTACATTACGTAGAGGAGTTTTGTTTTATAATTTGCCTCGAAAGATTTGGCAGTTCTTATCTCAGCTTCGACAGACTCTCAAGAGAGTGACCGGAGTAATAGCGTAATTGGAATTACGCCAACTCAGTTTTCAACTCTGAGAAGGAAAAACAATGCGTGTATTTTCCCCCGGTTTGGCCCGGTAACTTACAATTACTTCAAATTGTAAGTGGCTCTTCTCACTGTGCGTGGATTGCGATTTGACAGAGCAATTTGATCACGGTTTTGAGTTTGCTTTCAATATCATCATTTGCTTTTCCCACCGTAGTTAATGAAAAATGACAAAACTGAAGAAAGTTAGAAAGAATATTTCTGCTGTTAGTAGACGTCTGATTCTTTCTTCAATTTTGACAATCTGCCCTATTTattataacaatcgaaagagCCTTTGACAGATGGACTGATTACTTGCTTGGCTTTTCAACATACCCGCAACAACACAGGCGCAAGTAACGGAGAAAGCGACATTTTGGTAGCATGGCTTGTAAACCATCCTGAGTAAGGTGTCGACACCACGATAAGTCCACTTCGGTAACAGCTGACCTATCCCAGCGCACTGCTCTTACAGCATCATCGGTAACGCTAGTGCCGTCCAGTACCAGCGAAGTCAGTGACGAACAGTTATCGATTAACGCTGGAAGACTTTCGCCTTCGATGTTGTTACATCTCCGAAGACAAAGGGACTTGAGATTCCTAAAATTGATGGAATTTGTCAAATCGCAGTCTAGGCATTTTTTcgataaattacttgttttcgATTAGATTAACTATTGATGTACGGAATGACGCGTAAACTCCATACTGCGAAATCTTCACCATTAACTTCATTCGTGATTAGTATTTTCTTACGCTTCGCTAAACCTGGCGACGCTTAGCCAGTTCGTTTAATCTAATCCCCAAACACTTGGGGTAAGGGCATTTGGATATCCGACAGATTCACTGAAAACCCTTTAAAATGGCCCATTCCGTTACGTTCAAAAACCCCTAATGAAGCAAGGAGCTGAAAATTTCccattttaaaagtttttttcattttttttttggtcagagTTGCTCAGCACAATACTAAGAGCTAAGTGTTTTGAAATGGGGTTATGCTCGGAAAGGTTTCTTGCTGAAATGGACTTGTATTTTGGCAGTTTTTATACCTTTATCTTGATGTGGTTTTGTTTACGAGTGTGGTTTTAAGACCGCGTAAGTCACTCTTGTTAGCCTGCATATTTGACCTTTTTGCTGGGAAGCGCGGGCGAACTGGAAAATACTGTCCCTCCCCATCCCATCCTTTGCACAAAAGTAAGTGAAGTGATTTGAGCCAAGAAAAAAATCTTTACCTGCAGTTCTCTGCTATGTAACGCACTATTTGGTCAGTAAGCAACGAACAGTAGCTAAACTCCAGTATTCGCACCGCCTGTAGTGAAGCGAAAACTCGGTGCAACTCCTGTATTGATGGAAGGCTTTCAAAGAACGGATCACTGAGTCCAAGACATTGCAAAGTGTGGAAACACTGTGAGATAACTCTAAATGCGCTTGGGTGACCAGAGCTATGCCGTATGTCTAACTTTGTGAGGTTTTCGGGAAATGATTCTGCCTGAAATAGAGACAAAGTAATTTACTTAacatgtatcaagaaaatcgcCGCCGCATGCTGGTGTTCCTGTGAAGTGTGTGTCAAGATTtgtctttgctgacgtcattgttcacGTTTTGTTTCCATAACATGCGAAAGCCCCATGctttttacaaattgacttcaaaaggtaattagccatcaaaaactaataaattcttGAGTGGCAAAGGAACCAATGAATATGATCTCATACTTTCGAAtcttcaaagcatcattgctcagaggtGATTTGGTACatcgggttcaaattttcagcgatttttcagattttcattATGCAAATCACTTTCAATACTCAAtactttattctcggctgactgATCAGAAAACGATAGCCCTTCGCAAATGAGGCAGAAAATGTAAAAACTGAAAGATTGTTATTGCTTatctttcatttttctcttAGAGGAACGTGCGTGCGTATTTGCAGCAGTcgaacttttccgatttcttgtTCGGATTCTTCACGTCTGAGCCTTTGGAGACTCGTAATAGCTAGGCCATTAAACAAGATTCAGGAAACAATGGTCACCCTATATTGTTTGATTGAACGACTTCAAAACTGAAACTCATTAGAGCATAAAACAATTTGCTTTTAACCAACCTTGAGACCATGTCAACAGTAAATTTCTACTGCGGAAAAGATTCTAGGCAGCTTTGGGTGAACGTTAAGACTGAATATAGACATAATTTGACTGTTTCCAGTAATGTGCCTTCGAAGTGACACATTTTGCAAGGTTAAAAGCTCTTAGGAAGAAAGACAAGATTCAGGAAACAATGGTCACCCTATATTGTTTGATTAAAATTGAATCCTAAACGCTTTTGAGTTTTGTAACGGCAAATCTGTGAATTGTGCCTTAACTCTGGTACGTCAATCAACCAATCGGATGTTGAACGAAGTACGCAAAACGTCGAAAAACACATCTCAAGTAGCCTTGATGTTACTCCTAATTCGGTGGTCGAGAAAAAGGCGGGAGAAGTTTTGACCAATCCCAAACAGGATATAGCATAGTAACAGGAA
It includes:
- the LOC138032225 gene encoding F-box/LRR-repeat protein 20-like — its product is MNIQEFPDTLTLFIFSFLSETDLCRVAQTCKSWRLIAYDSSLWKSVNLKRFHKLNEICLMKVIRSRMVPLLYKLNLGGFTLSPRVFHVLVKHCPRLRVLCLESATFVEDFMDKAKSFPENLTKLDIRHSSGHPSAFRVISQCFHTLQCLGLSDPFFESLPSIQELHRVFASLQAVRILEFSYCSLLTDQIVRYIAENCRNLKSLCLRRCNNIEGESLPALIDNCSSLTSLVLDGTSVTDDAVRAVRWDRSAVTEVDLSWCRHLTQDGLQAMLPKCRFLRYLRLCCCGYGHAITDGVLNAMTKKSSSLQVLDLSYSSEVTNTALGRFVASCPSLLYLRVYHCQLLTSALMNLIPNESRVFVVANFFTVQRGGLVTSIGSDRPWALWSAPVNYSRTVSLDQSLQQD